The Glycine soja cultivar W05 chromosome 19, ASM419377v2, whole genome shotgun sequence genomic sequence CTGAAACCTCATAGTTAGTTCTAAGATCTTTCACCATACGGTAAGGCTGCAtcatagataaaataatattagtgattattattattataattaatgttaGAATTTTAAGGTTGCCAAAACCTGCCAGAAAAGGAGGGGGCATGTACAATCTCAAACTTACATGGAGAACATAACTACGAATCTGACTGCCCCATGTTATGTCGGTGAGAGATTGTGTATGTTGTGCATTGAACTGTGCCTGGCGTGCCATCTCCAGTTGGTCTAATCTTGACTGAAGTACAGCCATTGCTGAAGCCTTATTCTGATGCTGCGATCTGTTTTCAATAATACCCAAATTCAAAATCTAATAACACAACTCAATCAATACATGAATTAGTGCACATATTTCATACCTTTCATTCTGACAAGTTGCAGTAACTCCTGTAGGAATATGAACTATTCTTACAGCACTCTCAGTTGTGTTAACATGTTGGCCACCAGCACCACCAGCACGAAATCGTTCAATTCGAAGATCAGATTCATTAATTTGTACATGGGTAGATCCATCACCAAGGATTGGAATCACTGCCACAGCGGCAAATGAAGTATGCCGGCGCTTATTACTGTCAAAAGGTGATATGCGCACCAGCCTGTGCACTCCTATTTCTGCTTTGGCATATCCAAATGCAAACTCACCATCTACTTTGATGGTAGCTCGCTGAAAAACAAATAGGCCCATATATTCAGAAACTAGAAGTTCCCTTCGATATAAGGGAATGAGATTCAAAGGCAAAACTAGAGGCTCCAAATGGAAATGGAATCCTAATGGTAATTTTGCTTGAAGTTTAAATGCTATGCAAGTTAGgcaacttaaaatttgaaaatcagaAACAACAGTCACCTTAGGGGAGGTAACCATGGGTCATGCATCCAGGCATGCAAGACTTATATGAAAAATTGCAAAATAGTTTTAAAGTAACTTATGAGTTATGAAGGATGGTATGAAGAAGAACCTTGATTCCTGCAATCTCACCAGGCATTTCATCCACTACAGTTACTTTATATCCACGTCGCTGTGCCCATGACTTATACATCTGCATGACCATCGCAGCCCAGTCCATGCTCTCAGTACCCCCAGCACCAGCTTGAacctatattaaattataaagcaGTAAGCTTCaacagacacacacatacataaccACAGCCCATGTTCACTGCTTTACTAATGCTGGAAAGCGAAAAAATTATGAAGTAACAATATATTCAAGTGAAGCATGCCAACATTATGTTCTTAGACCTAGATTGCTGGCTTGGCCATGAATAAAGATTAAAGTACCAATTGTGCAATAACAGAAACGTTTAAATGTCTATGGCAATGACCTCAATGTAGCACGAACAAGAATCTTGCTCCCCAGAAAGCAATGCCTCTAGCTCTTTCTCTTTTGCATTTCTTCTCATGTTAAGCAACGCTTTCAGTGATTCCTGAAAAGGGAAACACTCCATGCATGAATATATAAATCAGCATCTACTAGTAAGAAAGGATCTATCTGACTCTACAAATCTTGAGCAAGCTTTTGGCATTTCCAACTATGACACACGTTTCTTCTCAATTAGATCTACCTCGTAATATGTTGAGCCCTATCTATTATCTAACATTTCAATACGATGTTTCCATGTAAGAATATAGCAACAATCAAAGCGATACATGAATGAGATTATTAAGCATTGCAATCCTTTCAATGTAAGATTATAGCAACAAAACTGATAAATACATGCCTAGGAGAAGATGAAGTGAGTCCCCACCGATTCCAAATCCGCATCATTCTCTTCGCGCGCAAGCTTTATCATGTCAATGTGCTCAAGCAACTCTTGTTCAAATGCATTTAcctctttcatttttcccaagAGCGAACCGTGCTCTCGGCTTATTTTACCTGCACGCACCGGATCATCCCAAAGGTCTTCCTTACTCAGCTGGAATGATAACATATCCAACCTCACCTTCAATTTTTCCCACTGCCACCACAAAACTTCTGATCAAGTTCTACGAAACAGACAATAAAAATTTGGAACTAAAACAAAGACCAATCAGTACTAATTAACTAAAGCATGCTTAATaattaagaggaaaaaaagtattttacatGTAAACGGCGTTTGATCAAGTGAATAGATTGAGCTATGGCGGTGGCATGACTCTTCCAATCGCCGTCGTTTTCGTCGAGAATGTTCCAATTATTGGCCAGAATTCCTTGGACCGTGAGCCCATCGGAGGTTGAGGGTTCAGTGGTGGCAGCAGCGGCCTCAGAGGCAAAGAACCGAATTTGGAGAGACCCGGTACTTGGAACCAAATTTGAAGTATTGTGGGGAAGGGAATGTGAAAAGTGGCGGCGATACCTTGATAAAACCAGGATGTTATGCGACTCGGACGAGATTCCCAAAATTTTGTGCAGAAACAAGGGCCCCTTAGTCCTAAGGGATTTTCCTAGGAAACGGGACATGCTCTGTCGCGTGTGACAAAACAATGCAAACAAGGATTCTATGAGGGTACTCCACCTTCAGCTCGAATTGAAGACGACCAAAATGCTTACTTGTTACTGCTGCTTATGCTTCAAGCTGCCAGCAATGGAACAAGTTTAACTATCCAACGGGCCTGGCCCGTTTAACAGCTCTATTTAGGGAGTTTCTTTGCTTCCTACACCTAATACATTGCTTTCTGcacttcttttactttttgaaaaaaatgtaatattatattttggattAGCTTTTCGGATTGTAACCTTTTACATTTCTGATTAGTGCAAGAAGCAATTCATGGGATGCATATGCTTTTATGTATTTACTAGTCtctatatgtattttttaaaataaaaagaaaaaaagtaaaagccgTTGAAAGAATAGTAACAACAGTTACATTTTAAACgtctatgaaaaaataaaataattccatATGTTAaaggataattttgaaatagaaaatataaaaagataattatctttattaataaTACATAGTTATTGACgtctcttttgtttttcattttttcactctcgaatcttttaatttttattttatttttttcaactatcTCATCACATCACACTCCTTTTTCCTCCTTTCCTTTTCAATATCCTTCCTCTTTCCTCCCACCCCCACTGTCTCTCACTTCAAATCTTTCCTACCCCATGATTTTCCTCACCTTAAGTCTtcgatttcttcttcttccccgaCTCCATTTTTCTAGTAGAGTTTTTCACTCTTGATCtatggatttttctttttgctttagAATAGGTAAAATATGTAATGTTGATCGACGAGGAAATCAAAAGTTATTATGTacatattcataaaaattacGCATTTATTGAGGTATCAATGGTTAAATTTCTTACCCATAACTAAAGTTTCTTGTTTTCCCTTACTTGCTTTAAAGTAATTAAACACATGTTTGTTACTTTCTGGTGTAGCATGTGAAcatattgtaaaaataatacatctattattatttaacaatGCAAAATCATGTTTGCACAATGGTATATATGATCAAGTGTGAGCAATAAGTTCGaaattcaatgaaaatattttttaccttataaaaaacattattatcgaattaattaaaaaccttGTTTAATTTCAACACATCTACTTTCAAACAAACCAATATGTAGGCAGCATATACctaattttctcattttgacAAATAACCAAAAACTTAAGTTAAATGCATGAGATGTTGGATGTGTCTAGatttattacattaaaagttatattactGAATAATGTGTAACAATAtctaatgattttaaaaacaataacatgagtaaagttttttttagcaATCCAGATCTTCTGATGCAACCTAGAATAACACGGTATGTCTCTTTGGCATTCAAAGAATTAAGCAAAAATTTACCTTTGAATCCTACGAAAATCTCAATAGATAAGTGAGGTGAATGAGAGTCCCCTCACAACAATATACTCAAATTTAATGTTGTCAAATATTTTAAAGCAGACCAACAGAAAAAGGtggtgtttaaaaaaaataaaaatgagttttttttaaaacaaaaataaaaggtattTGCTGGAATTATGaggcaaatataaaatatattttacttgtataaatatttttttaggagaattaaaaaatcataatgcttgcatcaatattattatttttattggtaaTTGACTTAGGTAAAATTTAACTTCCTTGTCATCTTATACAATAAAGTTAATTGGGAGGttattttgagagaaaaaaaatccttgaaaatttgtcaatACAACAAGGATAATACAGACAATTTGGTATTTAGACCACATTATAATTTATCTATATCTATAGTTTGAACACTATTGCAAtaacttcttatttattttaaaacatattcaaCATTAGATATATTTGTCGTTAAATACAATAAATACGTTTTCTTTTTACCACATGAAATTCAGGTACACGCTAcataaagagttaaaaaaatcatacaaaatgaAGGGTAGGAGTTAGATTAATTTTTGCAATTTGAACActttataattagaaaaaaaaaggtctatgaatatcaaaaaatttaaaaacttatataaactTTGCATAAATGAATGGTGAAACCGTGGAATCAAGTTGAATGggggaaaataaaatacttattcatccatattttatatcataaaatcaACGTGAACTTgtaatttctttctctttcatttatCTCTATGTTAGCATTTGAGATGGTAAAATAGGCCTTCTATGTGGAATTCCAGAACCACGCACATTGGCACTAGCAACACGCTAACAAAACACGTCAGAATATTCTTGGCAAATGATTATATAAGCttgcattttcttttgatagtgTTAGTGGATATGACCACATTGGAAAACGTTTCAATTAAAAGACTACTAACTAAAAAGATCAGTTGGACCAAATTAGTAGAAAAGGGGGGTGGGAGGTGAAAATAGATGCAtgccaaattttttaaaatttacaattttgaaaatctaATTATGTCAATAAATATCTGAAATACGAGTTAGTatgcttatttatttatctgAAGTTACCTCGATAATTTTCTAACTCTAACTGCAAGAGGCTTAGTTTAACTCGGGATACAATGAGTTCGAATTGACCCAAATTGAGACACTACGCACTTGGACATCCACAATTCTCAAAGATCTTCTCTAAGACTGAAAAGAAAGCCTCTACTTGGTGCTTTAATATCAACCACATGACAAGATCCTCCTAGAAGAACTAGCTACACTACAGGGAAAAACAACACATACCCAAAACAGTGACTGACAAAACTAAATTCTACATAAAAATAACAGAATTGGCAGATCATTTTCCAGCACCAGCAGATGGTTTTGGCTTCTTGACTATCAAAATTGGGCACTTCACGTTCTGTGAGCAGTAATTGCTCACACTTCCAAGGAAAGCCCTGTAATTCATGTAATTCCCAAAACACATTTCACTGTATtatatattcacacacataTATTCTGAAACAAACAAGGATACTTTGGAATATACTgctaaaattaatgataataataatcaaatttagTAATGGAAAATGTTTTTCCCTTGCTAATTAATTCTGATATCACAAAATTAAGtgacaaacttttaaaaaataacatgtaaatTATTCAgtcatgaattttaattaatttttctaaaagtaaCTTGGTACCTACCTCTTTACAACTCCATAGCCGTGGCTACCCATGATTAACAAGTCAGCACCCAACTTTTGAGACATGTCACAGATCACGTCCCTTGGGTCTCCAATTTCTACCCGGGTTTCCACCTTGACCTATTCAAGACTCATAAGTAAGTGAGTCAGAACTAGAACTAGCCAGAGAAAGAGTATGATCGATGATAAGAATAAGATAGATAATTGTTGAATCTCGAAGAGCATATGAAGGAAGCAAAGCCACATACGTTTTGGAGATCtttacacaatttttttgctttctctaaCACGCAATCTGCCACTTCTTGGCCATACTTCTCGATGGCCGCACTTACGTCCGACGAAAACAAATATCCTTAAACAAATAGATGAATATGTAACAATTTTTATTGAGATTGAGAGAGAGGACAAGACAATCTCatttgaaacaaataaaattattataataaaaatattctatacaactaaataattaaaattcgaATATGAGACAGAAAGAATACCTGGAGTTTCAGGATGATCTATCCTGGCTGTGGAATCTAAGGGGGAATAAACGGCATGAGGGGGCTTGACGTAAAGAAGGATAAGGGTATCGCTGGAATTTTGGAAAATTATGTTCTTGAGGCTCCAAGAAAGAGCGTACATGCTTTCCTCGCCTTCGTCCACCGCCACCAGAACCCGCCGTTCGTTTCTTGTTGTTGCTTCACTCATCTGAAACTGTCACAGCTTCAGTTGTTAACTTaaagaagaaacaaataaatataagtgAGTCGCCACTGTTACGCTTTGACTAGTGTAATGGTATATGAATAACTTCATTTTTACCATAGTAACGATAACTACAAACCAATTATTGgtctaaattttatctttaatcaattaaaaattatagttgcttttaagatattattataaaaactagCAAACATAATATGTAATTGAATGTTTATTAAAATCTAATctttatataacatttttataatttactgttactttatattttattacattactcactctaatttattttggtgcagaaaaataaaatcattcaatATATATCTTCTCATCTCTCTTGATTTATAAAACTTGTTGTATACACTTCGTGTTAATAATAGCTTGTGAAATTGGCCTGTGGTTTACGGCCAACTTGAGCAGTGAAATGGAGGGGTTATTATTTGGTAGAATCTGTTGGCGGTGTCAAGGTTTGGGCTTCTGGTTTTTATTGTTTCAAAGCGGTGGgcattttgatattattattataagataGGACACAATTTTTATAtcatattatgttatatatgtcATAActgacaaataattttatttttttaggagtTTCAGTCTTTAAGTTCAATTCCTAGTACTCCTTGGTGCATATACACAACTCACACACCAACAAGGTGGAAAAATTTTCCTCAAGCCAGAGGCAGAAACAATGATAATTTCCGGGTCTCTACCTCTTCCATCTTATTTCATGTGTTGTGTAGtgaaaaaactatatattaagAATATTCCAATTAGTGCTTAATTCTCGATCAAAGAATACTCCAAGTTAAAAAAACACTGATATGTTATCTttgacttaattatattttttgttctcacATTGTAATTATgcgaatttaattattttgatttcagtTACACTAATTAGGTCTTTAAATGTTAACCTTATTTGTTAGTAGGGAAGTTCAAaaccaaatcaaaataaaaaaaaaaattgaccaaaagtacaagaaaaaaatatattgccaTTAAAATCtacttttaaattaactttaatcaaaatgtttactttaaaatattcaCAAGGTGTAATATAAGTGACAAGTAATTTGATCTTTAAGCATATATCagagttcaatttttttactgtGTAAATAGAACAATGTGCAGAAAAAAGTTTTacattaactaatattttatttttttaggaattaGTCTCATAACTTTTGATTGTAGGATCTATTgttatgcagaaaaaaaaaagtagaattcACCTGTGATTTAATTGGATAATGAATAGCTTAAGAAGTATTTTtccattttggtaaaaaaaaacagaagtaTTTTTCtgactcatttttatttatcattaaaataatatacatattctaaaaaataaataattattttaactttcatGCTAGAAtaacattatttgattaaaatatttttatttattataataaaagttaaattcataataaaataattatcttttggctgaattaataaataaaaacattattaaaaaaaattaactaatactttctatttgaagaaaaactaacactttttttatatcttaaatgagactaaattattaataaataaaaatatcattaaataaataatactctGAACCGAACCGGGTGAGGCAGTGACGGGTCTGAGACCCGACCCACACATTAATATTTGCAAGTTGCATCAAATGTAACcaacttcttttctctctctcctctggTTTTGGGGTTAGATTAGGTCTTCCTACCCAAAACAAAACTTCAATTTCTGTTTCAGTTCGCGGAGATCAATATTTTATCTAGGTCCATCGTCGATAGAAGATACGAGAAACCAAAGGCAATGTTTTTGTGGGATTGGTTTTATGGGATTCTAGCGTCGCTCGGGCTGTGGCAGAAGGAGGCCAAGATCTTATTCTTGGGCCTCGATAACGCTGGCAAAACTACCTTGCTTCACATGCTCAAAGATGAggttttgttttacttttttttttttttttttgtttccccaatcgtttaccttttttttttattattattataagagtTGGTTTTGCAGAGATTAGTCCAGCATCAGCCTACCCAGTATCCTACATCGGAGGAGTTGAGTATTGGGAAGATCAAGTTTAAAGCTTTTGATCTAGGGGGTCATCAGATTGCTCGAAGAGTTTGGAAAGATTACTATGCCcaggtctctctctctctctgcccTTAACATAGTTTTCTGGCAAGTGGTATAATATTTCTGAAGTTTTGGTTTTTAACTGACCAAATGATGTCATGTGATCTATGTAGCCAACCTCACCTAGTGGGATGGGGCTTTGTTGTTGTATAGGTTTGCGGCGAGTGTAGATTCAGAGAGAGATTATCTTAACCATGCATTGTATGAGAACATATGATTGGATGCCACTAGGCATTCTCTAGATATATTAAGATCTTAGTCTTGCTCcccaaatacaatttttttccctctcttGTTTACATGGCTAGACATGATTTGGTCTTTAACTGAGCCAAACGGTGTTGTGTGAGTCATGTGGCTGACCTTGCATAAGGGATAagggtgttgttgttgttgtttacaTAGCTAGACATGCTAATATGTGTTGGTAGTGATTGCAGGTATAGAGCTGCATGAGGGGTTTCACTTAGAATCTGTGAACTACTTC encodes the following:
- the LOC114399015 gene encoding universal stress protein PHOS32-like, which translates into the protein MSEATTRNERRVLVAVDEGEESMYALSWSLKNIIFQNSSDTLILLYVKPPHAVYSPLDSTARIDHPETPGYLFSSDVSAAIEKYGQEVADCVLEKAKKLCKDLQNVKVETRVEIGDPRDVICDMSQKLGADLLIMGSHGYGVVKRAFLGSVSNYCSQNVKCPILIVKKPKPSAGAGK
- the LOC114398440 gene encoding peptide chain release factor PrfB2, chloroplastic-like, whose translation is MSRFLGKSLRTKGPLFLHKILGISSESHNILVLSRYRRHFSHSLPHNTSNLVPSTGSLQIRFFASEAAAATTEPSTSDGLTVQGILANNWNILDENDGDWKSHATAIAQSIHLIKRRLHWEKLKVRLDMLSFQLSKEDLWDDPVRAGKISREHGSLLGKMKEVNAFEQELLEHIDMIKLAREENDADLESESLKALLNMRRNAKEKELEALLSGEQDSCSCYIEVQAGAGGTESMDWAAMVMQMYKSWAQRRGYKVTVVDEMPGEIAGIKRATIKVDGEFAFGYAKAEIGVHRLVRISPFDSNKRRHTSFAAVAVIPILGDGSTHVQINESDLRIERFRAGGAGGQHVNTTESAVRIVHIPTGVTATCQNERSQHQNKASAMAVLQSRLDQLEMARQAQFNAQHTQSLTDITWGSQIRSYVLHPYRMVKDLRTNYEVSDPDSVLEGDLDSFILSYLSASLDKDDDA